In Streptomyces sp. NBC_00433, a single genomic region encodes these proteins:
- a CDS encoding gluconokinase, which translates to MTAEPAPRPVIVVMGVSGSGKTTVGGLLAERLGVPYAEADDFHPPANIAKMAAGHPLDDADRAPWLAAIGAWIAGRGDRGGVVSCSALRRRYRDLLRSDAPTVFFLHLDGPVELIAARLAARMQHFMPPGLLESQLEALEPLDPDEAGAVIAIDGGPQQITERALAAIPR; encoded by the coding sequence ATGACGGCTGAACCGGCACCGCGACCGGTGATCGTGGTCATGGGAGTGTCGGGCTCAGGCAAGACGACCGTCGGCGGGCTGCTGGCCGAACGGCTCGGCGTGCCCTATGCGGAGGCCGACGACTTCCACCCGCCGGCCAACATCGCCAAGATGGCGGCAGGCCACCCGCTGGACGACGCGGACCGGGCCCCCTGGCTGGCCGCCATAGGAGCCTGGATCGCCGGGCGCGGCGACCGGGGCGGCGTCGTCAGCTGCTCCGCGCTGCGCCGCCGCTACCGCGACCTGCTGCGGTCCGACGCGCCCACGGTCTTCTTCCTCCACCTGGACGGCCCCGTCGAGCTGATCGCCGCCCGGCTCGCCGCCCGGATGCAGCACTTCATGCCGCCCGGGCTCCTCGAATCCCAGCTCGAAGCACTCGAACCGCTGGACCCCGACGAGGCCGGCGCCGTCATCGCGATCGACGGCGGCCCGCAGCAGATCACCGAGCGCGCGCTGGCCGCGATCCCCCGCTGA
- a CDS encoding FCD domain-containing protein yields the protein MPHEEARRDGQGAGGGLHSRVLAELGPAIASGGYPPGTVLRIDELESRYGVSRTVVREAVRVLEAMQLVESRRRVGITVRRTEEWNVFDPAVIRWRLAGADRSRQLRSLTTLRTAVEPVAAGLAAAAATPQQCRELTVLAAEMVAAARAADLDAYLVHDIAFHRVVLAASGNEMFARLGDVVAEVLTGRTEHHVMFTAPDPAAVTLHVRVAEVVRARDARAAEDLMREICVGALRELDVLAP from the coding sequence ATGCCACATGAGGAAGCCCGGCGGGACGGGCAGGGCGCAGGCGGCGGCCTGCACTCCCGGGTCCTGGCCGAACTCGGCCCGGCCATCGCCTCGGGCGGATATCCGCCCGGCACGGTGCTGCGCATCGACGAGCTGGAGTCCCGCTACGGCGTGTCCCGCACGGTCGTCCGCGAAGCGGTCAGGGTGCTCGAAGCGATGCAGCTGGTCGAGAGCCGGCGCCGGGTCGGCATCACCGTGCGCCGCACCGAGGAGTGGAACGTCTTCGACCCGGCCGTCATCCGCTGGCGGCTCGCCGGCGCCGACCGCTCACGCCAGCTGCGGTCGCTGACCACGCTGCGCACCGCCGTGGAACCCGTCGCCGCGGGCCTGGCCGCGGCCGCGGCCACACCCCAGCAGTGCCGCGAACTGACGGTGCTGGCCGCCGAGATGGTCGCCGCGGCCCGTGCCGCCGACCTGGACGCCTACCTCGTCCACGACATCGCCTTCCACCGGGTGGTGCTGGCGGCGTCCGGCAACGAGATGTTCGCCCGGCTCGGCGACGTCGTCGCCGAGGTGCTGACCGGCCGCACCGAGCACCATGTGATGTTCACCGCCCCCGACCCGGCGGCCGTCACCCTGCACGTCAGGGTCGCCGAGGTGGTACGCGCCAGGGACGCGCGGGCTGCCGAGGACCTGATGCGGGAGATCTGCGTGGGCGCCCTGCGCGAGCTGGACGTCCTGGCGCCCTGA
- a CDS encoding DUF202 domain-containing protein: MTARRLPVETDRDPGLQPERTRLAWRRTTLSCAVTAVLAARQVLHDGGASATLAVSLAALVLLVFLWLAHRRMLQLGAQRPALLPASSALAVAACMVALAVFGAAVVW; the protein is encoded by the coding sequence GTGACCGCCCGGCGTCTGCCGGTCGAGACCGACCGGGACCCGGGGCTGCAACCGGAGCGCACCCGGCTGGCGTGGCGGCGTACGACCCTGTCCTGCGCGGTGACCGCGGTGCTCGCCGCGCGGCAGGTGCTGCACGACGGGGGCGCGTCGGCGACGCTCGCGGTGAGCCTGGCCGCGCTGGTCCTGCTGGTCTTCCTGTGGCTCGCGCACCGCAGGATGCTGCAACTGGGTGCACAGCGCCCGGCGCTGCTGCCGGCCTCCTCCGCGCTCGCGGTGGCCGCGTGCATGGTGGCGCTCGCGGTCTTCGGCGCCGCGGTGGTGTGGTGA
- a CDS encoding DUF202 domain-containing protein yields the protein MSLFDQLGAGRDAVRLWFAPARVQEEGETPDYRFSLANERTFLAWIRTALALIGGGFAVDQFLTDHLTHWARVLLSLALLAGGVACTLRAVNHWVRCERAMRRGANLPASRFPAVLAALVAVIALAMVALVLFGWAG from the coding sequence GTGAGCCTATTCGACCAGCTGGGCGCGGGGCGGGACGCGGTACGGCTGTGGTTCGCGCCGGCCCGGGTCCAGGAGGAGGGCGAGACGCCGGACTACCGGTTCTCGCTCGCCAACGAGCGCACCTTCCTGGCCTGGATCCGCACCGCGCTCGCCCTGATCGGCGGCGGTTTCGCCGTGGACCAGTTCCTCACCGACCATCTGACGCACTGGGCGCGGGTGCTGCTCTCGCTCGCGCTGCTGGCCGGCGGTGTCGCCTGCACCTTGCGGGCGGTCAACCACTGGGTGCGGTGCGAGCGGGCGATGCGGCGCGGCGCGAACCTGCCGGCGTCCCGCTTCCCCGCGGTGCTCGCGGCCCTGGTGGCGGTGATCGCGCTGGCGATGGTCGCGCTGGTGCTCTTCGGCTGGGCCGGGTGA
- a CDS encoding NUDIX domain-containing protein: MSEGDTAAGLSADEIIDVVDEQDRVVGQVRRAEAYARGLRHRAAFVLVRDGEGRIFVHRRTAHKLVFPSLYDVFVGGVLGAGESYDEAALREAEEELGVSGLPRPEPLFRFLYEEGAHTWWSAVYQVRCDLPVSPQPSEVAWHGFLTEVELAERLEQWQWVPDGLEAYRRLRATA, encoded by the coding sequence ATGAGCGAGGGCGATACGGCGGCCGGGCTGTCCGCGGACGAGATCATCGACGTCGTCGACGAGCAGGACCGCGTCGTCGGGCAGGTGCGGCGGGCGGAGGCGTACGCGCGCGGGCTGCGGCACCGGGCGGCCTTCGTCCTGGTGCGGGACGGCGAGGGCCGGATCTTCGTGCACCGGCGCACCGCACACAAGCTGGTCTTCCCCTCCCTCTACGACGTCTTCGTCGGCGGTGTGCTCGGCGCCGGCGAGTCCTACGACGAGGCCGCGCTGCGCGAGGCGGAGGAGGAGCTGGGGGTCAGCGGGCTGCCGCGGCCCGAACCGCTGTTCCGCTTCCTCTACGAGGAGGGCGCGCACACCTGGTGGTCGGCCGTCTACCAGGTGCGCTGCGACCTGCCGGTGTCCCCGCAGCCTTCTGAGGTCGCCTGGCACGGCTTCCTCACCGAGGTGGAGCTGGCGGAGCGCCTGGAGCAGTGGCAGTGGGTGCCGGACGGCCTTGAGGCCTACCGGCGGCTGCGCGCGACGGCCTGA